One stretch of Corynebacterium callunae DSM 20147 DNA includes these proteins:
- a CDS encoding YggT family protein: MGTIAYLIAWIISLYTWVLVARIVIEMIQSFSRSFAPPKWFFFIAEPIFLITDPPVKLLRKVIPPLPLGNVRLDISVLVLFFALSVLQRVILMFA; this comes from the coding sequence GTGGGTACCATTGCATATTTAATTGCTTGGATCATTAGTCTCTACACCTGGGTGCTTGTGGCACGCATCGTGATTGAAATGATCCAGTCCTTTTCCCGATCTTTCGCACCGCCGAAGTGGTTCTTCTTTATTGCAGAACCAATCTTCCTAATTACCGATCCGCCTGTGAAGCTGCTTCGTAAGGTCATTCCGCCATTGCCCTTGGGTAATGTTCGGCTTGATATCTCGGTGCTTGTGCTTTTCTTTGCGCTTTCCGTGCTTCAAAGAGTGATTTTGATGTTTGCTTAA
- a CDS encoding cell division protein SepF — MSMLKKTKEFFGLAPYETDHDDAYYADEPRYEAAPAYAPEYREREYGYTPEPVAPAAPAPRTYQSTIVPVELNSFEDAQIIGAAFRDGDAVVFDMSLLSRDESRRIVDFAAGLCFALRGQMKKIDSLTFAVIPEMSTVTTSELERAARIR, encoded by the coding sequence ATGTCAATGCTCAAGAAGACCAAAGAATTCTTCGGACTCGCTCCTTATGAGACCGACCACGACGACGCATACTACGCAGACGAGCCACGTTATGAGGCTGCACCTGCATACGCGCCCGAATACCGTGAGCGTGAATATGGATACACTCCAGAACCAGTAGCACCAGCTGCTCCTGCACCTCGCACCTACCAGTCCACTATCGTGCCGGTAGAGCTCAACTCTTTTGAAGATGCACAGATCATCGGCGCCGCTTTCCGCGATGGCGATGCTGTGGTTTTTGATATGAGCCTGCTCTCCCGTGACGAGTCCCGTCGTATCGTCGACTTCGCCGCTGGCCTGTGCTTCGCACTCCGCGGTCAGATGAAGAAGATCGACAGCCTCACCTTTGCGGTTATCCCAGAGATGTCCACTGTTACTACCTCTGAGCTGGAACGCGCAGCTCGTATTCGCTAA
- a CDS encoding YggS family pyridoxal phosphate-dependent enzyme, protein MERIQQLQDNLNKVQARIDAALQVAGRAPGSAVLLPVTKFHPLEDVKILQDLGVKAVGENREQEARDKAVQLPEMDFHMIGQIQSKKANSVARWAAAVHSIDSLKIAQGLNRGMELALERGDRTISSLQSFIQLSLDGDPARGGTPLGEVTPLAEAIEEATHLDFAGVMCVPPLDWEPERAFSQAREILSGLEQHFDRSLEFSAGMSGDLAEAIMHGSTIVRVGTEILGTRPLA, encoded by the coding sequence ATGGAGAGAATTCAACAGCTCCAGGACAACCTCAACAAAGTACAAGCGCGTATCGACGCCGCCCTCCAGGTCGCAGGTCGGGCACCAGGAAGTGCCGTGTTGCTGCCCGTAACTAAATTTCACCCGCTGGAAGACGTTAAGATCTTGCAGGACCTAGGCGTGAAGGCAGTGGGGGAGAATCGCGAACAAGAAGCTCGCGATAAGGCAGTGCAATTACCGGAAATGGATTTCCATATGATTGGCCAAATCCAGTCCAAAAAAGCTAATTCCGTGGCGCGCTGGGCTGCCGCGGTGCATTCCATCGACAGTCTAAAAATTGCTCAAGGTTTGAACCGGGGAATGGAATTAGCCCTCGAACGCGGCGACCGCACTATCTCAAGCCTGCAAAGTTTTATTCAGCTAAGTTTGGATGGCGATCCAGCTCGTGGCGGAACGCCCTTGGGCGAGGTCACACCGCTAGCTGAGGCAATAGAAGAGGCGACACACCTCGATTTTGCGGGTGTAATGTGTGTACCCCCGCTAGATTGGGAACCTGAGCGAGCGTTTTCCCAGGCACGAGAGATTCTTTCAGGTTTAGAACAACACTTTGACAGGTCTTTGGAATTTTCTGCAGGTATGTCTGGAGATCTCGCGGAAGCAATTATGCATGGCTCAACAATCGTGCGTGTCGGAACAGAAATTCTGGGAACGCGACCGCTAGCGTAG
- the pgeF gene encoding peptidoglycan editing factor PgeF: MDSLDLHSRPVRKVFSTRAGGVSQSPYESFNLGDHVGDDPAAVAANRARLAQSIGLAPERMVYMEQIHSNNVTVVDQAPAIGTPVEMTDALVTTQRGLALVVLVADCVPVLLSDTEAGVIAAVHAGRMGARNGIMKKTVEKMVELGATPASIHALMGAAASGKNYEVPAEMARDVEAKLPGSLTRTTKGTTGLDIRAGLLRQLLSLGVHSIDSDPRCTIEDKDFFSYRREGTTGRQAGVIWLPEVA; the protein is encoded by the coding sequence ATGGATAGTCTTGATCTTCACTCCCGCCCCGTCCGCAAGGTGTTTAGCACCCGTGCCGGCGGGGTTTCGCAATCTCCATACGAGTCCTTCAACCTGGGCGATCACGTTGGCGATGACCCTGCAGCAGTTGCCGCAAATCGCGCCCGCTTGGCCCAAAGCATTGGGCTGGCACCAGAACGCATGGTGTACATGGAACAAATCCACTCCAATAACGTCACAGTGGTGGACCAAGCTCCAGCCATAGGAACGCCCGTAGAAATGACCGACGCTTTGGTAACCACCCAACGCGGCTTGGCCTTAGTAGTGCTTGTGGCAGACTGCGTTCCCGTCTTGCTCTCTGATACTGAAGCTGGCGTTATCGCTGCTGTGCATGCCGGACGCATGGGTGCGCGAAACGGGATCATGAAAAAGACCGTGGAAAAGATGGTGGAACTTGGCGCAACTCCAGCTAGTATCCACGCTCTGATGGGAGCTGCTGCCTCCGGTAAGAACTATGAAGTGCCCGCTGAAATGGCCCGCGATGTAGAAGCCAAGTTGCCAGGCTCTCTTACTCGCACCACCAAGGGCACCACTGGTCTAGACATCCGCGCTGGTCTCCTGCGTCAGCTCTTGAGCCTGGGTGTTCATTCCATTGATTCCGACCCCCGTTGCACCATCGAAGATAAGGATTTCTTTTCTTACCGTCGTGAAGGCACCACCGGCCGCCAGGCTGGCGTAATTTGGCTGCCTGAGGTGGCCTAA
- the ftsZ gene encoding cell division protein FtsZ produces the protein MTSPNNYLAKIKVVGVGGGGVNAVNRMIEEGLKGVEFIAVNTDSQALMFSDADVKLDIGREATRGLGAGANPEVGRTSAEDHKNEIEETIKGADMVFVTAGEGGGTGTGAAPVVAGIAKKMGALTIGVVTKPFEFEGRRRTRQAEEGIAALKEVCDTLIVIPNDRLLELGDANLSMMEAFRAADEVLHNGVQGITNLITIPGVINVDFADVRSVMSEAGSALMGVGSARGDNRVVSATEQAINSPLLEATMDGATGVLLSFAGGSDLGLMEVNAAASMVRERSDEDVNLIFGTIIDDNLGDEVRVTVIATGFDAARATASENRRAGNVANNAAAADQAARERQAPQSNATVPPKDESIFGGSREENDPYQSRSAGARHRIEETRSSGGLFTNGERDYRRDDRRDERRDDRRDERRDDRDYDRRDERRDDRRDDRRDDRGDDLDVPSFLR, from the coding sequence ATGACCTCACCGAACAACTACCTCGCCAAGATTAAGGTCGTCGGCGTGGGCGGCGGCGGAGTCAACGCCGTCAACCGCATGATTGAAGAAGGCCTCAAGGGCGTGGAGTTCATTGCGGTGAACACTGACTCGCAGGCTCTCATGTTCTCCGATGCAGACGTAAAGCTCGACATCGGAAGGGAGGCCACCCGTGGCCTCGGCGCTGGCGCCAACCCAGAGGTAGGACGTACCTCCGCAGAAGACCATAAGAATGAAATCGAAGAGACCATCAAGGGTGCCGATATGGTCTTTGTCACCGCAGGTGAAGGTGGTGGCACCGGTACCGGCGCTGCCCCAGTGGTTGCTGGAATCGCCAAGAAGATGGGTGCTCTGACCATCGGTGTTGTTACCAAGCCTTTCGAATTTGAGGGCCGTCGCCGTACCCGCCAGGCAGAAGAAGGCATTGCAGCTCTTAAAGAGGTCTGCGATACCCTCATCGTCATTCCAAATGATCGCCTGCTTGAACTTGGCGATGCCAACCTCTCCATGATGGAAGCCTTCCGCGCAGCCGATGAGGTTCTCCACAATGGTGTGCAGGGTATTACCAATCTGATCACCATCCCTGGTGTGATCAACGTGGACTTCGCGGACGTTCGCTCCGTTATGTCTGAAGCTGGCTCTGCATTGATGGGTGTTGGCTCTGCACGGGGCGATAACCGCGTGGTTTCCGCAACCGAGCAGGCAATAAACTCCCCACTGCTCGAGGCAACCATGGACGGCGCAACCGGCGTTCTGCTTTCCTTCGCTGGTGGATCTGACCTTGGCTTGATGGAAGTTAACGCTGCAGCCTCCATGGTGCGCGAGCGCTCTGACGAGGACGTTAACCTTATCTTCGGTACCATCATCGACGACAACCTGGGCGATGAAGTCCGCGTTACCGTTATCGCCACCGGCTTTGACGCTGCTCGCGCGACCGCTTCTGAGAACCGTCGCGCCGGAAACGTTGCAAACAACGCCGCTGCTGCTGATCAGGCTGCTCGTGAGCGCCAGGCACCACAGTCCAACGCCACCGTGCCACCAAAGGATGAGAGCATCTTCGGTGGATCCCGCGAAGAGAATGATCCTTATCAGTCTCGTTCCGCAGGTGCTCGTCATCGTATTGAGGAGACCCGCTCCAGCGGTGGACTCTTCACCAACGGTGAGCGTGACTACCGTCGCGATGACCGCCGTGACGAACGTCGCGATGATCGCCGTGACGAACGTCGCGATGATCGTGACTACGACCGTCGTGATGAGCGACGCGACGACCGCCGTGATGACCGTCGTGACGATCGTGGCGACGATCTGGATGTCCCTAGCTTCCTGCGTTAG
- a CDS encoding cell division protein FtsQ/DivIB translates to MKKKTIAIVVAALVAIAAILGAVAWFVPILKVSSIEVNGTAATDPAAVIETSGIVEGENLLRVNVNSAAHNIVELPWVKSVTINRKLPGTISVEVQERVAAVFQSSADGDVIYDTEGKAIIIGTPPPGTVEVKATDADNPEILPAVISVINSIREQDAAMLNNVATVEAPDQFDILLKLKDGREIYWGSAENNHDKAVAMSTVLKREGQHWNISSPSMVSVR, encoded by the coding sequence GTGAAAAAGAAGACTATCGCTATTGTGGTGGCCGCCCTGGTGGCCATCGCTGCAATTTTGGGAGCAGTGGCTTGGTTTGTGCCGATCCTCAAAGTTAGTTCCATTGAGGTAAATGGCACCGCTGCCACTGATCCAGCAGCAGTAATCGAGACCTCAGGCATTGTGGAGGGGGAGAATTTGTTGCGGGTAAATGTCAACTCCGCAGCCCACAATATTGTGGAATTGCCTTGGGTGAAATCTGTGACCATCAACCGCAAATTACCTGGCACTATCAGTGTTGAGGTACAGGAGCGAGTTGCTGCAGTATTCCAAAGCAGCGCCGATGGTGATGTTATTTATGACACCGAGGGCAAGGCCATTATTATTGGCACCCCACCACCTGGAACTGTGGAGGTCAAAGCCACCGATGCTGATAATCCGGAGATCCTGCCAGCAGTGATCTCAGTGATAAACTCCATCAGGGAACAAGACGCTGCCATGTTAAACAACGTTGCAACGGTAGAAGCCCCTGACCAATTTGATATTTTGCTTAAACTCAAAGATGGTCGGGAAATCTACTGGGGTTCAGCAGAAAATAATCACGATAAAGCGGTAGCTATGTCTACTGTTTTAAAGCGTGAAGGGCAGCATTGGAATATCAGCTCACCGTCAATGGTAAGTGTCCGCTAA
- the murC gene encoding UDP-N-acetylmuramate--L-alanine ligase codes for MTNQAAVTPENIDLSRVHLIGIGGAGMSGVARILLARGKTVTGSDAKDSRTLLPLRAVGAKIAVGHARENLELAGELPTVVVTSFAAIPQDNPELVRAREENIPVIRRSDLLGELMEGQKQVLIAGTHGKTSTTSMTVVAMQAAAMDPSFAIGGQLNKAGTNAHHGTGEVFVAEADESDASLLRYKPTIAVVTNVEPDHLDFFKTPEAYFQVFDDFASRIAPGGTLVVCLNDPHAADLGERAVRMGIKTVGYGTVDAVEAHPEVPAMATILDTEVVAEGTRATIELEGKQLSVILQIPGDHMVLNGAAALVAGSLVGGDVDKLVEGLSDFSGVRRRFEYHGTVEAGNFAGAAVFDDYAHHPTEVQAVLTAARERVQAAGKGRVIVAFQPHLYSRTIEFATEFAAALSLADAAVLLEIYGAREQPVEGVSSRIITDKMTIPVVYEPNFSAVPERIAEVAGAHDIVLTMGAGSVTMLAPEILAELQD; via the coding sequence ATGACAAATCAAGCTGCAGTGACCCCAGAAAATATTGACCTTTCTCGCGTTCACCTCATTGGTATTGGTGGCGCTGGAATGTCTGGTGTGGCTCGCATTTTGCTGGCCCGCGGCAAGACCGTGACGGGTTCTGATGCCAAGGATTCCCGCACCCTATTGCCACTGCGCGCAGTAGGAGCCAAAATTGCAGTCGGCCATGCCCGGGAAAACCTAGAACTCGCCGGCGAACTACCAACGGTAGTGGTGACCTCTTTTGCCGCCATCCCACAAGATAATCCTGAATTGGTGCGTGCTCGCGAGGAAAATATCCCCGTTATTCGCCGTTCCGATTTGCTTGGTGAGTTGATGGAAGGGCAAAAGCAGGTGCTCATCGCCGGCACTCACGGCAAGACCTCAACCACCTCAATGACTGTTGTTGCGATGCAGGCAGCTGCGATGGATCCAAGCTTTGCTATCGGTGGTCAGCTCAACAAGGCGGGCACCAATGCGCATCATGGCACTGGTGAAGTTTTTGTTGCTGAAGCAGATGAATCTGATGCTTCACTATTGCGTTATAAGCCAACCATTGCCGTGGTGACCAATGTTGAACCAGATCACCTGGACTTCTTTAAAACTCCAGAAGCTTATTTCCAGGTTTTTGATGATTTTGCCAGCCGTATTGCTCCTGGTGGAACCTTGGTGGTTTGCCTTAATGACCCCCATGCTGCCGATCTAGGAGAACGTGCTGTTCGCATGGGCATTAAGACGGTGGGTTATGGCACCGTGGATGCAGTAGAAGCACACCCAGAGGTTCCAGCCATGGCCACCATCTTGGACACTGAAGTTGTTGCAGAAGGCACCCGCGCCACTATTGAACTTGAGGGCAAACAGCTTTCTGTGATCCTGCAAATCCCAGGCGATCATATGGTGCTCAACGGTGCGGCCGCCCTGGTGGCCGGTTCCCTGGTGGGAGGCGACGTCGACAAGCTTGTTGAAGGCCTAAGTGACTTCTCCGGTGTACGCCGCCGCTTTGAGTACCACGGCACTGTTGAGGCCGGTAATTTTGCCGGTGCTGCAGTATTTGATGATTATGCACACCATCCAACCGAGGTGCAGGCAGTACTTACTGCAGCGCGCGAGCGAGTGCAGGCTGCTGGCAAGGGTCGCGTAATTGTGGCTTTCCAGCCTCACCTTTATTCCCGCACCATTGAGTTCGCAACCGAGTTTGCAGCGGCATTGTCACTGGCGGATGCGGCAGTATTGCTGGAAATCTACGGTGCTCGTGAGCAACCTGTGGAGGGCGTAAGCTCGCGTATCATCACTGATAAAATGACCATCCCCGTGGTCTATGAGCCCAATTTCTCGGCGGTTCCGGAGCGCATCGCCGAGGTTGCCGGGGCACATGACATTGTGCTGACCATGGGTGCAGGCTCTGTGACCATGTTGGCTCCGGAGATCCTTGCTGAACTCCAAGACTAG
- the murG gene encoding undecaprenyldiphospho-muramoylpentapeptide beta-N-acetylglucosaminyltransferase, whose product MSQPQHPFNVVVAGGGTAGHIEPALAVAEALRDKYHADVVALGTSRGLETSLVPDRGFKLELIEPVPVPRKVNSALFKLPFRVLKSLRQTRAVLKNTNAQAVIGFGGYVSAPAYLAARSLGLPFFVHEANARAGMANKLGVKLGGVGLNAVSGSGMEGQVVGIPIRKGLGGDRDASAADRARAQWGLDKDRSTILVTGGSQGAASINKALAGALEQLLEAGFQVLHAVGKKNELPPAQPGYVPVPFIEDMQAAYTVADLIVCRSGAMTVAEVTAAGLPAIYIPLPHGNGEQALNASAVIEAGAAVELKDSDLNAQKLVDEILQILNNPTIFQQMSTAARESGVGNAAEVIADLIADTIKR is encoded by the coding sequence ATGAGTCAACCTCAGCATCCATTTAATGTGGTCGTCGCAGGTGGTGGCACCGCAGGCCATATTGAACCAGCCCTGGCTGTGGCAGAAGCCCTGCGAGATAAATACCATGCAGACGTTGTAGCGCTTGGCACTTCCCGCGGATTGGAAACCTCTTTGGTGCCAGACCGTGGATTTAAACTTGAACTCATCGAGCCTGTCCCGGTTCCACGCAAGGTTAATAGCGCGCTTTTTAAGCTGCCTTTCCGAGTGCTGAAGTCCCTGCGTCAAACCCGCGCAGTTCTGAAAAATACCAATGCTCAAGCGGTGATTGGTTTTGGTGGATATGTGTCTGCACCTGCATATTTGGCAGCTCGTTCACTGGGCTTGCCATTTTTTGTCCATGAGGCAAATGCTCGTGCGGGTATGGCTAATAAGCTCGGCGTTAAGCTCGGTGGCGTGGGCTTAAATGCAGTGTCTGGCTCCGGTATGGAAGGCCAGGTAGTGGGCATTCCTATTCGTAAAGGCCTAGGCGGTGACCGGGATGCCTCGGCCGCAGACCGTGCTCGTGCGCAGTGGGGTTTGGATAAAGACCGCAGCACCATTTTGGTTACCGGTGGTTCTCAGGGTGCAGCCAGCATTAACAAAGCTCTAGCTGGTGCATTGGAGCAATTATTGGAGGCTGGCTTCCAGGTGTTGCATGCAGTGGGCAAGAAAAATGAGCTGCCACCTGCCCAACCAGGTTATGTGCCAGTGCCTTTTATTGAGGATATGCAAGCTGCGTATACCGTGGCTGATCTTATTGTGTGCCGTTCCGGTGCCATGACCGTTGCTGAGGTCACCGCAGCGGGCCTGCCCGCCATCTATATCCCGCTGCCACACGGCAACGGGGAGCAGGCACTTAATGCCTCCGCAGTTATTGAGGCCGGCGCCGCGGTTGAGTTAAAGGATTCAGACCTTAACGCTCAAAAGCTTGTCGACGAGATCCTGCAGATCCTCAACAACCCAACCATTTTTCAGCAGATGTCTACTGCTGCCCGGGAATCTGGAGTTGGTAACGCAGCCGAGGTCATCGCAGATCTCATTGCCGATACCATTAAACGATAA
- a CDS encoding peptidoglycan glycosyltransferase FtsW, protein MTSGSSYRKPARPAAPKGASSTRTGLGIRERISNAWNDLLSRPLTDYIMLLCIVVILSCLGVVMVYSSSMTWSLREGGSVWGTALRQGIMIVLGFFAMWLAMMMRPQTIRSLAPAFLVVSIILLLAVQIPGIGTGREEVGSQSWIVLGPIQFQPSEIAKVAIAVWGAHYLSNKGPVGHWFWNHHMKFAAVGGFMTVLIFLEGDAGMAVSFVLVVLFMLFFAGIALGWIVVAGLLMAAALVTLAVGGGFRSNRFEVYFDALFGNFQDVRGIAFQSYQGFLSLADGSGMGVGLGQSRAKWFYLPEAKNDFIFAIIGEELGLWGGALVIALFAGLLYFGLRTAKRSHDPFLSLMAATLTAAVASQAFINIGYVIGLLPVTGIQLPMISAGGTSAVITLASMGLLISCARHEPEAVSAMASYGRPAIDRLLGLKEPSSELTRSNVPVRSKKAPAGAKTSKAAKESKATQDRFGQPVTARAKTRNPATRTDPKRGGTPRSGTSSATGRGAAGSVRNRSEQNPPRPNSKNRGGSADRGPWNDRYRR, encoded by the coding sequence ATGACCTCCGGCAGCTCATATCGGAAACCTGCACGCCCGGCAGCTCCCAAAGGAGCATCCTCTACGAGGACCGGGTTGGGAATCCGTGAGCGCATTTCTAATGCCTGGAATGATCTGCTCTCTCGCCCCCTGACTGACTACATAATGCTCTTGTGCATTGTGGTCATTTTGTCCTGCCTTGGCGTGGTCATGGTGTATTCCTCTTCTATGACCTGGTCGCTGCGTGAAGGTGGCTCGGTATGGGGCACGGCTTTACGCCAGGGCATCATGATTGTGCTGGGCTTTTTTGCCATGTGGTTGGCAATGATGATGCGGCCTCAAACAATTAGGTCCCTTGCCCCGGCCTTTTTGGTGGTCTCAATAATCTTGCTGCTGGCCGTGCAGATTCCAGGCATCGGTACCGGTAGGGAAGAGGTGGGTTCCCAATCCTGGATTGTATTGGGACCCATCCAATTCCAGCCTTCGGAAATTGCCAAGGTCGCCATTGCGGTATGGGGTGCTCATTACCTCTCCAATAAAGGCCCGGTTGGGCACTGGTTCTGGAATCACCATATGAAGTTTGCCGCTGTGGGTGGCTTTATGACGGTGCTCATCTTCCTTGAAGGCGACGCCGGTATGGCCGTGTCCTTTGTGCTGGTTGTGCTCTTTATGCTGTTTTTTGCAGGCATTGCCCTGGGCTGGATTGTGGTCGCCGGTTTGCTCATGGCTGCTGCATTGGTCACTTTGGCGGTCGGTGGCGGTTTCCGCTCCAATCGTTTTGAAGTGTATTTTGATGCCCTCTTTGGAAATTTCCAGGATGTGCGCGGCATCGCCTTCCAGTCCTATCAGGGTTTCCTTTCTTTGGCGGATGGCTCCGGAATGGGTGTGGGATTGGGACAATCTCGCGCCAAGTGGTTCTACTTACCCGAGGCTAAAAATGACTTCATCTTTGCCATCATCGGTGAAGAGCTTGGGCTGTGGGGTGGCGCCTTAGTAATCGCTCTCTTTGCTGGTTTGCTCTACTTTGGTTTGCGTACCGCCAAGCGCAGCCATGATCCTTTCTTAAGTCTCATGGCTGCAACCTTGACAGCGGCGGTAGCTTCTCAGGCCTTTATTAATATTGGCTATGTCATTGGTTTGCTGCCTGTTACTGGTATTCAGCTCCCGATGATTTCTGCGGGTGGTACCTCAGCTGTTATCACCTTGGCTTCAATGGGCTTGTTGATTAGCTGTGCCCGCCATGAACCAGAAGCAGTTTCCGCGATGGCCTCTTATGGGCGTCCAGCAATTGACCGCTTGCTTGGTCTTAAAGAACCTTCAAGTGAACTGACCAGAAGTAATGTTCCGGTACGTTCTAAGAAGGCTCCAGCCGGTGCAAAAACCTCCAAGGCAGCTAAAGAATCTAAGGCGACCCAAGATCGTTTTGGACAGCCTGTTACCGCCCGCGCCAAAACCCGTAACCCGGCTACTCGGACTGATCCCAAACGCGGTGGAACTCCTCGAAGTGGGACTTCTAGTGCCACCGGTCGAGGTGCTGCTGGTAGCGTCAGAAATCGAAGCGAGCAGAATCCACCACGGCCCAACTCCAAAAATCGTGGTGGCTCCGCGGACCGTGGTCCATGGAATGACCGTTATCGTCGCTAG